The proteins below come from a single Lonchura striata isolate bLonStr1 chromosome 10, bLonStr1.mat, whole genome shotgun sequence genomic window:
- the IWS1 gene encoding protein IWS1 homolog isoform X2: MDGHYYGGEQSDDGGATPVQDERDSGSDVEDEGNEQHSGSENGSVGHHSENEHSDGEDDGQVGEPHMTDSENEDNTRQKESDSDNEEPPNHNVSDSENEATHGEKDSDSDTEDRANQHLSDSENEEALNHRASDSDNGEPPRDHSSDFENEESHKQPASDSESEELQKQPASDSESEELQKQPASDSESEDVSRHKQIESEDSDGEDRKEKVQNDSHHSDNEHVRKGFQGSDSEDEAPKRRKISDSDEDEKEEEKTVKRKTAILSDSEDDSEKTPAKKVRILSDAEESDSDAASEKSDKRKKNVVSDSEEEEEEGKENAGKKKGKDLFGSDSESGNEQENLIADIFGESGDEEEEEFTGFNQEDLEEEKGDGDMKETADESDSDDNIKRGKHMDFMSDFDMMLQRKKSMSGKRRRNRDGGTFISDADDVVSAMIVKMNEAAEEDRQLNTQKKPALKKLTLLPTVVMHLKKQDLKETFIDSGVMSAIKEWLSPLPDRSLPALKIREELLKILQELPSVSQETLKHSGIGRAVMYLYKHPKESRPNKDMAGKLINEWSRPIFGLTSNYKGMTREEREQRDLEQMPHRRKMSSSGGQTPRRDLEKVLTGEEKALRPGDPGFCARARVPMPSNKDYVVRPKWNVEMESSRPGTIKRGISRLEKHKRRFAEQKRLSKVHRAIKFSIEGNRMPL; the protein is encoded by the exons ATGGACGGCCACTATTACGGCGGGGAGCAGTCCG ATGATGGAGGAGCTACTCCAGTGCAAGACGAGAGAGACTCTGGATCGGATGTGGAAGATGAAGGAAACGAACAACATTCTGGATCGGAGAATGGAAGTGTAGGACATCATTCAGAG aatgAACACAGTGATGGAGAAGATGATGGGCAAGTGGGAGAGCCTCATATGACAGACTCTGAAAATGAAGATAACACAAGGCAAAAAGAAAGCGACTCAGATAATGAGGAGCCCCCAAATCACAATGTGAGTGATTCTGAAAATGAAGCAACTCACGGAGAGAAAGACAGTGACTCTGATACTGAGGACCGTGCAAACCAGCATTTAAGTGACTCTGAAAATGAAGAGGCCTTAAATCATCGAGCGAGTGACTCTGACAATGGAGAACCTCCAAGGGATCACAGCAGTGATTTTGAAAATGAGGAATCACACAAGCAGCCAGCCAGTGATTCTGAGAGTGAGGAACTCCAGAAGCAGCCAGCCAGTGACTCGGAGAGTGAAGAGCTCCAGAAGCAGCCAGCCAGCGACTCAGAGAGTGAGGACGTGTCCAGACACAAGCAGATAGAGTCCGAAGATAGCGATGGggaggacaggaaggaaaagGTGCAGAACGACTCTCACCATTCAGATAATGAACATGTAAGGAAAGGATTTCAGGGCTCTGACAGTGAAGACGAAGCTCCTAAGAGACGTAAAATATCAGACAGTGATGAagatgaaaaagaggaagaaaagacagTGAAGAGGAAAACAGCCATCCTTTCTGATAGTGAGGATGACAGTGAGAAAACAC ctgcaAAAAAGGTACGAATTCTTTCCGATGCTGAAGAATCGGATAGTGACGCTGCTTCAGAGAAATCtgacaaaaggaagaaaaatgttgtATCCGAtagtgaggaggaagaagaagaaggaaaagagaatgctgggaagaaaaaaggaaaagatctGTTTGGCAGTGACAGTGAATCTGGAAATGAACAAGA GAACCTGATTGCAGATATATTTGGAGAATCTGgtgatgaagaagaggaggaattTACG GGTTTTAACCAGGAGGATTTGGAGGAAGAGAAAGGTGACGGAGACATGAAGGAGACAGCAGATGAATCGGACTCTGATGATAACATCAAAAGGGGAAAGCA CATGGACTTCATGTCAGATTTCGATATGATGCTGCAGCGGAAGAAGAGCATGAGCGGCAAGCGCAGGCGGAACCGTGATGGGGGGACTTTCATCAGTGACGCAGATGATGTGGTCAGTGCCATGATTGTGAAGATGAATGAAGCTGCTGAG GAGGATCGTCAGCTGAATACACAAAAGAAACCagcactgaagaaattaactttgCTACCAACTGTAGTTATGCATCTTAAAAA GCAGGATCTCAAAGAAACTTTCATCGATAGTGGTGTGATGTCTGCCATCAAAGAGTGGCTTTCTCCCCTTCCAGACCGAAGTCTGCCAGCACTAAAGATAAGAGAGGAGCTTCTGAAGATCCTCCAAGAG ctgcctAGTGTGAGCCAGGAGACCCTGAAGCACAGTGGCATTGGACGGGCTGTGATGTACCTGTACAAACACCCCAAGGAGTCGAGGCCAAACAAGGACATGGCTGGGAAGCTGATCA atgaaTGGTCTCGACCCATCTTCGGCCTTACCTCAAACTACAAAGGCATGACCAGAGAAGAGAGGGAACAGAGAGATTTGGAGCAGATGCCTCATCGAAGGAAAATGAGCAG CTCTGGTGGTCAGACTCCCCGTAGGGACCTGGAAAAAGTATTAACAGGAGAAGAAAA GGCTCTCAGGCCTGGGGACCCTGGGTTCTGTGCCCGTGCGAGGGTCCCAATGCCCTCCAACAAAGACTATGTCGTCAGGCCCAAGTGGAACGTGGAGATGGAGTCCTCCAGG CCCGGGACTATTAAGAGAGGTATTAGTCGCTTGGAAAAGCACAAGAGACGGTTTGCTGAACAGAAACGACTCAGCAAAGTGCATCGGGCCATCAAGTTCAGCATTGAAGGCAACAGGATGCCCCTGTAG
- the IWS1 gene encoding protein IWS1 homolog isoform X1, which translates to MDGHYYGGEQSDDGGATPVQDERDSGSDVEDEGNEQHSGSENGSVGHHSENEHSDGEDDGQVGEPHMTDSENEDNTRQKESDSDNEEPPNHNVSDSENEATHGEKDSDSDTEDRANQHLSDSENEEALNHRASDSDNGEPPRDHSSDFENEESHKQPASDSESEELQKQPASDSESEELQKQPASDSESEDVSRHKQIESEDSDGEDRKEKVQNDSHHSDNEHVRKGFQGSDSEDEAPKRRKISDSDEDEKEEEKTVKRKTAILSDSEDDSEKTPAKKVRILSDAEESDSDAASEKSDKRKKNVVSDSEEEEEEGKENAGKKKGKDLFGSDSESGNEQENLIADIFGESGDEEEEEFTGFNQEDLEEEKGDGDMKETADESDSDDNIKRGKHMDFMSDFDMMLQRKKSMSGKRRRNRDGGTFISDADDVVSAMIVKMNEAAEEDRQLNTQKKPALKKLTLLPTVVMHLKKQDLKETFIDSGVMSAIKEWLSPLPDRSLPALKIREELLKILQELPSVSQETLKHSGIGRAVMYLYKHPKESRPNKDMAGKLINEWSRPIFGLTSNYKGMTREEREQRDLEQMPHRRKMSSSGGQTPRRDLEKVLTGEEKALRPGDPGFCARARVPMPSNKDYVVRPKWNVEMESSRFQGTSKKGVSRLDKQMRKFTDIRKKSRSAHAVKISIEGNKMPL; encoded by the exons ATGGACGGCCACTATTACGGCGGGGAGCAGTCCG ATGATGGAGGAGCTACTCCAGTGCAAGACGAGAGAGACTCTGGATCGGATGTGGAAGATGAAGGAAACGAACAACATTCTGGATCGGAGAATGGAAGTGTAGGACATCATTCAGAG aatgAACACAGTGATGGAGAAGATGATGGGCAAGTGGGAGAGCCTCATATGACAGACTCTGAAAATGAAGATAACACAAGGCAAAAAGAAAGCGACTCAGATAATGAGGAGCCCCCAAATCACAATGTGAGTGATTCTGAAAATGAAGCAACTCACGGAGAGAAAGACAGTGACTCTGATACTGAGGACCGTGCAAACCAGCATTTAAGTGACTCTGAAAATGAAGAGGCCTTAAATCATCGAGCGAGTGACTCTGACAATGGAGAACCTCCAAGGGATCACAGCAGTGATTTTGAAAATGAGGAATCACACAAGCAGCCAGCCAGTGATTCTGAGAGTGAGGAACTCCAGAAGCAGCCAGCCAGTGACTCGGAGAGTGAAGAGCTCCAGAAGCAGCCAGCCAGCGACTCAGAGAGTGAGGACGTGTCCAGACACAAGCAGATAGAGTCCGAAGATAGCGATGGggaggacaggaaggaaaagGTGCAGAACGACTCTCACCATTCAGATAATGAACATGTAAGGAAAGGATTTCAGGGCTCTGACAGTGAAGACGAAGCTCCTAAGAGACGTAAAATATCAGACAGTGATGAagatgaaaaagaggaagaaaagacagTGAAGAGGAAAACAGCCATCCTTTCTGATAGTGAGGATGACAGTGAGAAAACAC ctgcaAAAAAGGTACGAATTCTTTCCGATGCTGAAGAATCGGATAGTGACGCTGCTTCAGAGAAATCtgacaaaaggaagaaaaatgttgtATCCGAtagtgaggaggaagaagaagaaggaaaagagaatgctgggaagaaaaaaggaaaagatctGTTTGGCAGTGACAGTGAATCTGGAAATGAACAAGA GAACCTGATTGCAGATATATTTGGAGAATCTGgtgatgaagaagaggaggaattTACG GGTTTTAACCAGGAGGATTTGGAGGAAGAGAAAGGTGACGGAGACATGAAGGAGACAGCAGATGAATCGGACTCTGATGATAACATCAAAAGGGGAAAGCA CATGGACTTCATGTCAGATTTCGATATGATGCTGCAGCGGAAGAAGAGCATGAGCGGCAAGCGCAGGCGGAACCGTGATGGGGGGACTTTCATCAGTGACGCAGATGATGTGGTCAGTGCCATGATTGTGAAGATGAATGAAGCTGCTGAG GAGGATCGTCAGCTGAATACACAAAAGAAACCagcactgaagaaattaactttgCTACCAACTGTAGTTATGCATCTTAAAAA GCAGGATCTCAAAGAAACTTTCATCGATAGTGGTGTGATGTCTGCCATCAAAGAGTGGCTTTCTCCCCTTCCAGACCGAAGTCTGCCAGCACTAAAGATAAGAGAGGAGCTTCTGAAGATCCTCCAAGAG ctgcctAGTGTGAGCCAGGAGACCCTGAAGCACAGTGGCATTGGACGGGCTGTGATGTACCTGTACAAACACCCCAAGGAGTCGAGGCCAAACAAGGACATGGCTGGGAAGCTGATCA atgaaTGGTCTCGACCCATCTTCGGCCTTACCTCAAACTACAAAGGCATGACCAGAGAAGAGAGGGAACAGAGAGATTTGGAGCAGATGCCTCATCGAAGGAAAATGAGCAG CTCTGGTGGTCAGACTCCCCGTAGGGACCTGGAAAAAGTATTAACAGGAGAAGAAAA GGCTCTCAGGCCTGGGGACCCTGGGTTCTGTGCCCGTGCGAGGGTCCCAATGCCCTCCAACAAAGACTATGTCGTCAGGCCCAAGTGGAACGTGGAGATGGAGTCCTCCAGG
- the IWS1 gene encoding protein IWS1 homolog isoform X3: MTDSENEDNTRQKESDSDNEEPPNHNVSDSENEATHGEKDSDSDTEDRANQHLSDSENEEALNHRASDSDNGEPPRDHSSDFENEESHKQPASDSESEELQKQPASDSESEELQKQPASDSESEDVSRHKQIESEDSDGEDRKEKVQNDSHHSDNEHVRKGFQGSDSEDEAPKRRKISDSDEDEKEEEKTVKRKTAILSDSEDDSEKTPAKKVRILSDAEESDSDAASEKSDKRKKNVVSDSEEEEEEGKENAGKKKGKDLFGSDSESGNEQENLIADIFGESGDEEEEEFTGFNQEDLEEEKGDGDMKETADESDSDDNIKRGKHMDFMSDFDMMLQRKKSMSGKRRRNRDGGTFISDADDVVSAMIVKMNEAAEEDRQLNTQKKPALKKLTLLPTVVMHLKKQDLKETFIDSGVMSAIKEWLSPLPDRSLPALKIREELLKILQELPSVSQETLKHSGIGRAVMYLYKHPKESRPNKDMAGKLINEWSRPIFGLTSNYKGMTREEREQRDLEQMPHRRKMSSSGGQTPRRDLEKVLTGEEKALRPGDPGFCARARVPMPSNKDYVVRPKWNVEMESSRFQGTSKKGVSRLDKQMRKFTDIRKKSRSAHAVKISIEGNKMPL, encoded by the exons ATGACAGACTCTGAAAATGAAGATAACACAAGGCAAAAAGAAAGCGACTCAGATAATGAGGAGCCCCCAAATCACAATGTGAGTGATTCTGAAAATGAAGCAACTCACGGAGAGAAAGACAGTGACTCTGATACTGAGGACCGTGCAAACCAGCATTTAAGTGACTCTGAAAATGAAGAGGCCTTAAATCATCGAGCGAGTGACTCTGACAATGGAGAACCTCCAAGGGATCACAGCAGTGATTTTGAAAATGAGGAATCACACAAGCAGCCAGCCAGTGATTCTGAGAGTGAGGAACTCCAGAAGCAGCCAGCCAGTGACTCGGAGAGTGAAGAGCTCCAGAAGCAGCCAGCCAGCGACTCAGAGAGTGAGGACGTGTCCAGACACAAGCAGATAGAGTCCGAAGATAGCGATGGggaggacaggaaggaaaagGTGCAGAACGACTCTCACCATTCAGATAATGAACATGTAAGGAAAGGATTTCAGGGCTCTGACAGTGAAGACGAAGCTCCTAAGAGACGTAAAATATCAGACAGTGATGAagatgaaaaagaggaagaaaagacagTGAAGAGGAAAACAGCCATCCTTTCTGATAGTGAGGATGACAGTGAGAAAACAC ctgcaAAAAAGGTACGAATTCTTTCCGATGCTGAAGAATCGGATAGTGACGCTGCTTCAGAGAAATCtgacaaaaggaagaaaaatgttgtATCCGAtagtgaggaggaagaagaagaaggaaaagagaatgctgggaagaaaaaaggaaaagatctGTTTGGCAGTGACAGTGAATCTGGAAATGAACAAGA GAACCTGATTGCAGATATATTTGGAGAATCTGgtgatgaagaagaggaggaattTACG GGTTTTAACCAGGAGGATTTGGAGGAAGAGAAAGGTGACGGAGACATGAAGGAGACAGCAGATGAATCGGACTCTGATGATAACATCAAAAGGGGAAAGCA CATGGACTTCATGTCAGATTTCGATATGATGCTGCAGCGGAAGAAGAGCATGAGCGGCAAGCGCAGGCGGAACCGTGATGGGGGGACTTTCATCAGTGACGCAGATGATGTGGTCAGTGCCATGATTGTGAAGATGAATGAAGCTGCTGAG GAGGATCGTCAGCTGAATACACAAAAGAAACCagcactgaagaaattaactttgCTACCAACTGTAGTTATGCATCTTAAAAA GCAGGATCTCAAAGAAACTTTCATCGATAGTGGTGTGATGTCTGCCATCAAAGAGTGGCTTTCTCCCCTTCCAGACCGAAGTCTGCCAGCACTAAAGATAAGAGAGGAGCTTCTGAAGATCCTCCAAGAG ctgcctAGTGTGAGCCAGGAGACCCTGAAGCACAGTGGCATTGGACGGGCTGTGATGTACCTGTACAAACACCCCAAGGAGTCGAGGCCAAACAAGGACATGGCTGGGAAGCTGATCA atgaaTGGTCTCGACCCATCTTCGGCCTTACCTCAAACTACAAAGGCATGACCAGAGAAGAGAGGGAACAGAGAGATTTGGAGCAGATGCCTCATCGAAGGAAAATGAGCAG CTCTGGTGGTCAGACTCCCCGTAGGGACCTGGAAAAAGTATTAACAGGAGAAGAAAA GGCTCTCAGGCCTGGGGACCCTGGGTTCTGTGCCCGTGCGAGGGTCCCAATGCCCTCCAACAAAGACTATGTCGTCAGGCCCAAGTGGAACGTGGAGATGGAGTCCTCCAGG